A single genomic interval of Polaribacter vadi harbors:
- a CDS encoding SemiSWEET family sugar transporter, producing MNIEIIGFLAGLFTTIAIVPQIIKAYKTKKVAHLSPVFFSILLIGVFLWALYGFLKEDYPIIITNSISFLLNGYMLFLYFKYK from the coding sequence ATGAACATAGAGATAATTGGGTTTTTGGCAGGTCTTTTTACCACAATTGCCATTGTTCCTCAAATAATAAAAGCATATAAGACTAAAAAGGTTGCTCATTTATCACCTGTTTTTTTCTCTATTTTATTAATTGGTGTTTTTCTTTGGGCATTATATGGTTTTTTAAAGGAAGATTATCCAATAATAATCACAAACTCTATTTCCTTTCTATTAAATGGTTATATGTTGTTTCTATATTTTAAGTATAAATAG
- a CDS encoding NAD-dependent epimerase/dehydratase family protein gives MILVTGGTGLVGSHLLYHLSLKNDNIRAIYRTDSSLEKVKKVFSFYTDDATFFSKIEWFQADITQVPAMIPAFVGVKHVYHCAAFISFNQKDYREMRKVNIHGTEIIVNLSVDAKVEKLCFVSSIAAVGKSLDDNLIDEECEWNKELDNSGYSITKFGAEMEVWRASQEGVEVIIVNPGVILGSGFWNAGSGKLFSQVYNGFKYYTEGITGFVAVQDVVKPMIQLMNSTVKNERFILVSENKSFKEIFFLIADGFGKKRPSIKIKPWQTAIFWRFSWLVSKITGIAPLITKYSAKSAHSVSKYSSEKIKNTINYEFEPVDKSIERVCENYPKE, from the coding sequence ATGATTTTAGTTACTGGAGGCACAGGTTTAGTGGGTTCGCACTTATTGTATCATTTAAGTTTAAAAAATGATAACATAAGAGCTATTTATAGAACAGATTCTTCTTTAGAAAAAGTAAAAAAAGTGTTTTCTTTTTATACGGATGATGCTACATTTTTCTCGAAAATAGAATGGTTTCAAGCAGATATTACGCAAGTTCCTGCAATGATTCCTGCTTTTGTGGGTGTAAAACACGTATATCATTGTGCTGCATTTATTTCTTTTAATCAAAAAGATTATAGAGAAATGAGAAAGGTAAATATTCATGGAACTGAAATTATTGTAAATCTTTCTGTGGATGCCAAAGTTGAGAAACTTTGCTTTGTAAGTTCCATTGCTGCTGTTGGTAAATCTTTAGATGATAATTTAATTGATGAAGAGTGTGAATGGAATAAAGAGCTAGATAATAGTGGTTATTCTATTACCAAATTTGGTGCAGAAATGGAAGTTTGGAGAGCCAGCCAAGAAGGAGTGGAGGTTATAATTGTAAACCCTGGCGTAATTTTAGGAAGCGGATTTTGGAACGCTGGTTCAGGCAAGTTATTTAGCCAAGTTTATAACGGTTTTAAATATTATACTGAAGGAATTACAGGTTTTGTGGCTGTACAAGACGTTGTAAAACCCATGATTCAATTAATGAATTCAACTGTAAAAAACGAGCGTTTTATTTTGGTTTCAGAAAACAAATCTTTCAAAGAAATTTTCTTTTTAATTGCAGATGGTTTTGGTAAAAAACGACCATCAATAAAGATAAAACCTTGGCAAACAGCTATTTTTTGGAGATTTAGTTGGTTGGTTTCAAAAATAACAGGAATTGCTCCTTTAATCACTAAATATTCAGCGAAATCAGCTCATTCTGTTTCTAAATATTCATCAGAAAAAATTAAAAATACAATTAATTATGAATTTGAACCTGTTGATAAATCGATTGAAAGGGTTTGTGAAAACTATCCTAAAGAGTAG
- the mscL gene encoding large conductance mechanosensitive channel protein MscL, whose protein sequence is MKFKLLEDFKDFAVKGNMIDIAIGVIIGTAFNKVVNVLVKEVLMPPLTYLTAGANWENKKYIIREAVITDGTTKFEEVAIGYGKLIEAGVDFLVISFTVFMVVRVMNSMKKKAEDPKNKTVATPKNIELMNKTNELLEKQNAFLMKVLAEKK, encoded by the coding sequence ATGAAATTTAAATTACTTGAAGATTTTAAAGACTTTGCTGTAAAAGGAAATATGATTGACATTGCTATTGGTGTTATTATAGGAACTGCTTTTAACAAAGTTGTTAATGTTTTAGTTAAAGAAGTTTTAATGCCTCCTTTAACATATTTAACAGCTGGCGCAAATTGGGAAAATAAAAAATATATCATTAGAGAAGCAGTTATTACAGATGGTACAACTAAATTTGAAGAGGTTGCCATTGGTTATGGAAAATTAATTGAAGCAGGTGTAGATTTTCTAGTGATTTCTTTTACTGTTTTTATGGTGGTTAGAGTAATGAATTCGATGAAGAAAAAAGCAGAAGATCCAAAAAATAAAACTGTGGCAACTCCAAAAAATATTGAGTTAATGAACAAGACAAATGAGCTTTTAGAAAAGCAGAATGCTTTTTTAATGAAAGTTTTGGCAGAGAAAAAGTAA
- a CDS encoding isoaspartyl peptidase/L-asparaginase family protein, with translation MKKALFIIATCIIFFGCKNSTEVTSKEKKDDLKVNDFAIIIHGGAGTILKKNMSDEKEAEYQQKLEEAIKVGHTILKNGGTSQKAVMKTIQVMEESPLFNAGKGAVFTHEETNELDASFMDGKTLNAGAVAGVKNVKSPIELAIKVMTDSDHVMLSGEGASIFAAEKGLEIVDPSYFYTENRFKSLQRIKDREKTELDHDDKKAAFYDADIKDSKFGTVGCVALDKNGNIAAGTSTGGMTNKRWGRIGDAPIIGSGTYANNKTCGVSSTGWGEYFIRNQVAYDISAQMEYKNVSLKQATQDVIQNKLTSLGGTGGVVALDKNGNMSFEFNTAGMYRASMDDKGKLIVKIYKE, from the coding sequence ATGAAAAAAGCACTTTTTATTATTGCAACATGTATTATTTTCTTTGGATGTAAAAACTCTACAGAAGTTACATCCAAAGAAAAAAAAGATGATTTAAAAGTAAATGATTTTGCTATTATAATTCATGGTGGAGCAGGTACTATTTTAAAGAAAAATATGTCTGATGAAAAAGAAGCTGAATATCAACAAAAACTAGAAGAGGCTATAAAAGTTGGTCATACAATTCTAAAAAATGGAGGAACAAGTCAAAAAGCAGTGATGAAAACCATTCAGGTTATGGAAGAATCACCCTTATTTAATGCAGGTAAAGGTGCTGTTTTTACACACGAAGAAACCAATGAATTAGATGCTTCTTTTATGGATGGAAAAACGTTAAATGCTGGAGCTGTTGCAGGTGTTAAAAATGTAAAAAGCCCAATTGAATTAGCGATAAAAGTAATGACAGATTCAGATCATGTAATGCTTTCAGGAGAAGGAGCATCGATTTTTGCAGCAGAAAAAGGTTTGGAAATTGTAGATCCAAGTTATTTTTATACAGAAAATCGTTTTAAATCACTTCAAAGAATAAAAGATAGAGAAAAAACAGAATTAGATCATGATGATAAAAAAGCTGCTTTTTATGATGCAGATATTAAAGACAGTAAATTCGGAACAGTAGGTTGTGTGGCTTTGGATAAAAATGGAAATATTGCTGCAGGAACATCAACAGGAGGTATGACCAATAAAAGATGGGGTAGAATTGGAGATGCACCAATTATTGGTTCAGGAACGTACGCAAACAACAAAACCTGTGGAGTTTCTTCTACAGGTTGGGGTGAATATTTTATAAGAAACCAAGTTGCGTATGATATTTCTGCACAAATGGAATATAAAAATGTCTCCTTAAAACAAGCCACTCAAGATGTAATTCAAAATAAATTAACCTCACTTGGTGGAACAGGTGGAGTTGTTGCTTTAGATAAAAATGGCAACATGTCTTTTGAATTTAATACAGCTGGAATGTACAGAGCATCAATGGACGATAAAGGCAAATTAATTGTAAAAATTTACAAAGAATAA
- a CDS encoding acyl transferase, translating into MQKKIFNIQTQEEFTAVALEIFKHQFNNNKVYRSFCDLLYIHPSDVTKIEQIPFLPIQFFKTREVLSSKEKIAEIFTSSGTTGSITSKHLVTDINYYKESYLKGFAHFYGNIEDYVVLALLPNYLERKGSSLVFMVDDLIAKSKNSESGFYLNNLDELAKKLINLDKNGQKVLLIGVSFALLDLIEKHQFNLKNTIVMETGGMKGRRKELIRNELHQLLKSGFKVDEIHSEYGMTELLSQAYSKGNGIFETPNWMQILTRDTEDALTILDKEKTGGINVIDLANYNSCSFIATQDLGKVHKNGTFEIIGRFDNSDIRGCNLMML; encoded by the coding sequence ATGCAAAAAAAAATATTTAACATACAAACTCAAGAAGAGTTTACAGCAGTTGCTTTAGAGATTTTTAAACATCAGTTTAATAATAATAAAGTGTATCGTTCTTTTTGCGATTTATTATACATTCATCCATCAGATGTTACTAAAATTGAACAAATTCCGTTTTTACCAATTCAGTTTTTTAAAACGCGAGAAGTTCTTTCATCCAAAGAAAAAATAGCAGAAATTTTTACAAGTTCTGGAACTACAGGGAGTATTACCAGCAAACATTTAGTAACCGATATTAACTATTATAAAGAAAGTTATTTAAAGGGATTTGCACATTTTTATGGAAATATAGAAGACTATGTTGTGTTGGCTTTATTACCAAATTATTTAGAGCGAAAAGGTTCTTCTTTAGTTTTTATGGTTGATGATTTAATTGCGAAATCTAAAAATTCAGAAAGCGGATTTTATCTAAATAACCTTGATGAGCTTGCAAAAAAACTCATCAACTTAGATAAAAATGGACAAAAAGTTTTGCTTATAGGAGTTTCTTTTGCGTTGTTAGATTTGATTGAAAAACATCAATTTAATCTTAAAAACACCATTGTTATGGAAACTGGTGGTATGAAAGGAAGACGAAAAGAGTTGATAAGAAACGAATTGCATCAATTGTTAAAAAGTGGTTTTAAGGTTGATGAAATCCATTCAGAATATGGAATGACAGAATTATTAAGTCAGGCATATTCTAAAGGAAATGGCATTTTCGAAACCCCAAATTGGATGCAGATTTTAACCAGAGATACAGAAGATGCTTTAACTATTTTAGATAAAGAAAAAACTGGCGGAATTAATGTAATTGATTTAGCAAATTATAATTCCTGCTCATTTATTGCAACTCAAGATTTAGGAAAAGTTCACAAAAACGGAACGTTTGAAATTATAGGTCGTTTTGATAATTCTGATATTAGAGGCTGTAATTTGATGATGCTTTAA
- the tyrS gene encoding tyrosine--tRNA ligase: MTNFVEELRWRGLLSDIMPDTEEYLLENKTAGYIGFDPTADSLHIGSLVQIFILKHFQIAGHNPIALIGGATGMVGDPSGKSAERNLLDEATLAKNVAGVRENLERFLNFDDAAENKAELVNNYDWMKDISLIDFVRDTGKHITVNYMMAKDSVKKRLSSESSVGMSFTEFTYQLFQGYDFYHLYTHKNCKLQMGGSDQWGNITTGTELIRRKAQGKAYAITVPLVTKADGTKFGKTEGGNIWLNADRTSPYKFYQYWLNSSDEDAENFIKKFTFLDKETIENLIAEHQENPHLRSLQKKLGEEVTILTHGKEAYENALKASNILFGKSTASDLKSLDEQTFLDVFDGVPMASIPKEEFTEGLDMIAALAAKTYFLKSNGEARRALKENAISVNKEKVKEDFIITTDDLIANKYVLLQRGKKTNYLLIVE; the protein is encoded by the coding sequence ATGACAAATTTTGTTGAGGAATTACGTTGGCGAGGATTATTAAGTGATATAATGCCAGATACTGAAGAATATTTATTGGAAAATAAAACAGCTGGTTATATTGGTTTTGACCCAACTGCAGACTCTTTACATATTGGAAGTTTGGTGCAAATTTTTATCTTAAAACACTTTCAAATTGCTGGCCATAACCCAATTGCTTTAATTGGTGGAGCAACAGGAATGGTTGGAGATCCTTCAGGAAAATCTGCTGAACGTAATTTATTAGATGAAGCAACTTTGGCAAAAAATGTAGCTGGAGTTAGAGAAAATTTAGAGCGTTTTTTAAATTTTGATGATGCTGCAGAAAACAAAGCAGAATTGGTAAACAATTACGATTGGATGAAGGATATTTCTTTAATCGATTTTGTGAGAGATACAGGAAAACACATTACTGTAAATTACATGATGGCCAAAGATTCTGTGAAGAAACGTTTGAGCTCTGAATCTTCTGTGGGAATGAGTTTTACAGAATTTACTTACCAATTATTTCAAGGGTATGATTTTTACCATTTATACACGCATAAAAATTGCAAGTTGCAAATGGGTGGTTCAGATCAATGGGGAAATATTACAACTGGAACCGAATTAATTCGTAGAAAAGCGCAAGGAAAAGCGTATGCAATTACAGTTCCTTTAGTTACCAAAGCAGATGGAACAAAATTCGGAAAAACAGAAGGTGGTAATATTTGGTTGAATGCAGATAGAACATCTCCTTATAAATTTTACCAATATTGGCTAAATTCGTCTGATGAGGATGCCGAAAATTTTATAAAGAAATTCACTTTTTTAGATAAAGAAACTATTGAAAACTTGATTGCTGAACATCAAGAAAATCCTCATTTACGTTCTTTACAGAAAAAATTAGGAGAAGAAGTTACCATTTTAACACATGGAAAAGAAGCGTATGAAAACGCGTTAAAAGCTTCGAATATTTTGTTCGGAAAATCTACAGCTTCTGATTTAAAATCTTTAGACGAACAAACTTTCTTAGATGTTTTTGATGGTGTACCAATGGCTTCCATTCCAAAAGAAGAATTCACTGAAGGTTTAGATATGATTGCTGCTTTGGCTGCCAAAACCTATTTTTTAAAATCGAATGGAGAAGCTAGAAGAGCATTAAAAGAAAATGCAATTTCTGTGAATAAAGAAAAGGTAAAAGAAGATTTTATAATTACTACTGATGATTTAATCGCTAATAAATATGTGCTTTTACAAAGAGGAAAAAAGACAAATTATTTATTGATTGTTGAGTAA
- a CDS encoding DUF4296 domain-containing protein: MKNSLYIFLLIFLVSCTSNTIFEKPEDLIPKDTMSLLVQEMSIATSAKYMNNKNLEKRVNYMPLVYDRFGIDSLRFQTSNLYYMSKIDLYQEIFTNAKNNLEKQKSVFDEIKKRTDSLRADSIKKIKDFKTNKIPKDSLKTRKKLIQEDSLKPTL; encoded by the coding sequence ATGAAAAATTCACTTTATATATTTTTACTTATTTTTTTGGTTTCTTGCACAAGTAATACCATTTTTGAAAAACCAGAAGATTTAATTCCTAAAGACACCATGAGTCTTTTGGTGCAAGAAATGTCGATTGCTACTTCTGCAAAATATATGAACAATAAAAATTTAGAGAAAAGAGTAAACTATATGCCTTTGGTTTATGATCGTTTTGGAATTGATTCTCTTCGTTTTCAAACGAGTAATTTATATTACATGTCTAAAATTGATTTGTATCAAGAAATTTTTACGAACGCAAAAAACAATTTAGAAAAGCAAAAATCTGTATTTGATGAAATCAAGAAAAGAACCGATTCTTTAAGAGCCGATTCTATTAAAAAAATTAAAGATTTTAAAACGAATAAAATTCCTAAAGACTCTTTAAAAACAAGAAAAAAATTAATACAAGAAGATTCTTTAAAGCCTACTCTTTAG
- a CDS encoding dihydroorotase, with product MTKSYLIKNATIVNENTTFTGDVLIENEIIKQISLEIVPTENVEIINADGKYLIPGFIDDQVHFREPGLTHKANIASESRAAIAGGITTFIEMPNTVPQATTQELLEDKFKIAAKDSYANYSFMFGGTNDNLDELLKTDPKKVAGIKLFLGSSTGNMLVDNEAVLEKIFSSTKMIISVHCEDEATIRKNTAAYVEKYGEDIPLKYHPIIRSEEACYLSSSKAIELAKKTGARLHIFHISTEKETHLFRNDIPLEEKQITAEVCVHHLWFNDKDYEEKGTHIKWNPAVKTEKDRVGLWKALLDDRIDVLATDHAPHTLAEKSNNYMNAPSGGPLVQHAVIALLEKVKEGVIPIEKLVEKMSHNPAKLFQIEKRGFIKEGFYADLVLIDANKAQTVSKDNILYKCGWSPFEGTTFSSTITHTFINGNLMYNNGVFNDNIKGKRITFNR from the coding sequence ATGACAAAATCGTACTTAATAAAAAATGCAACAATAGTAAATGAAAATACCACTTTTACAGGTGATGTTTTGATTGAAAACGAAATTATAAAACAAATTTCTTTGGAAATTGTACCGACTGAAAACGTAGAAATTATTAATGCTGATGGAAAGTACTTAATTCCTGGTTTTATTGATGATCAAGTGCATTTTAGAGAACCTGGTTTAACTCACAAAGCAAATATAGCTTCTGAAAGTAGAGCTGCTATTGCTGGCGGAATTACTACTTTTATAGAAATGCCAAACACAGTTCCTCAAGCAACTACACAAGAATTATTAGAAGATAAATTTAAAATTGCAGCTAAAGACTCGTATGCAAACTACTCTTTTATGTTTGGTGGAACGAATGATAATTTAGATGAATTATTAAAGACCGATCCAAAAAAAGTAGCAGGCATAAAGCTTTTCCTAGGTTCGTCTACAGGAAATATGTTGGTAGATAATGAAGCTGTTTTAGAGAAGATTTTTTCATCAACAAAAATGATTATTTCTGTGCATTGTGAAGACGAAGCAACCATCAGAAAAAATACAGCAGCATACGTAGAAAAATACGGAGAAGATATTCCATTAAAATACCATCCAATTATTAGAAGCGAAGAAGCTTGTTATTTATCGTCTTCAAAAGCCATAGAATTAGCGAAAAAAACTGGAGCACGTTTGCATATTTTTCATATATCAACCGAAAAAGAAACACACCTTTTTAGAAACGATATTCCTTTAGAAGAAAAACAAATTACAGCTGAAGTTTGTGTGCACCATTTATGGTTTAATGATAAAGATTATGAGGAAAAAGGAACGCATATAAAATGGAATCCTGCTGTAAAAACAGAAAAAGACAGAGTAGGTTTATGGAAAGCTTTGTTAGATGACAGAATTGATGTTTTAGCAACAGACCATGCACCACACACATTAGCTGAAAAAAGTAACAATTATATGAATGCTCCAAGTGGAGGACCTTTGGTACAACATGCAGTTATTGCACTTTTAGAAAAAGTAAAAGAAGGCGTAATTCCGATTGAAAAATTGGTGGAGAAAATGAGTCATAATCCTGCAAAATTATTTCAAATAGAAAAGCGTGGTTTTATAAAAGAAGGTTTTTATGCAGATTTGGTTTTAATTGATGCAAATAAAGCACAAACCGTTTCTAAAGATAATATTTTATACAAATGTGGCTGGTCTCCTTTTGAAGGAACTACATTTTCATCAACCATAACACATACATTTATAAATGGAAATTTAATGTATAATAATGGTGTTTTTAATGATAATATTAAAGGAAAACGAATTACTTTTAATCGATAA
- a CDS encoding outer membrane beta-barrel protein → MEDKKIDDLFKNQLKNLEVSPNKKVWNSIETKLKKKKRRVLPFWLFSGAAAAILVLGLFFYPFSTNENQHIIPKIDEVITTSPTKKPLINTTIDTLILQNNKVEQVLKTNQNAFVKTEIKEEKSNTNNTKKEFVARKNPAKTTFLKPFNIDANLTSNQQITTIYIENITIKNASEKMDFNAFLATKETQIKNKEIVKNWSVAPTFGVLQSNSFSNTSPIAEDLANTTTGENSFSYGLQVGYKLNKRWTIQSGIHLQEMKYSNNQIAVYPSEIANLQSVAFKDNGAVSFNNSVSENLSIMSNLFTNFVKSTGNLSQNFGYIEIPLEMKYNFSNNTKIEAQLVTGFSSLFLDKNKVVLNTFNTTRTGELTNLNNINFSGNLGFDFNYFLNRNWSLNINPMFKVQLNTFKTEANGFAPFNLGIYSGIKYQF, encoded by the coding sequence ATGGAGGATAAAAAAATAGATGATTTATTTAAAAATCAACTGAAAAACCTTGAGGTTTCTCCAAATAAAAAAGTTTGGAATTCCATAGAAACCAAGCTCAAAAAAAAGAAACGTAGAGTTCTTCCTTTTTGGCTATTTTCTGGTGCAGCTGCAGCAATTTTGGTGTTAGGTTTATTTTTCTATCCATTTTCTACGAATGAAAACCAACACATAATTCCTAAAATTGATGAAGTTATTACAACAAGCCCAACAAAAAAACCTTTAATAAATACTACAATTGATACTTTAATTTTACAAAATAATAAAGTTGAACAAGTTTTAAAAACGAATCAAAATGCATTTGTAAAAACAGAAATAAAAGAAGAAAAATCGAATACTAACAACACTAAAAAAGAATTTGTTGCACGTAAAAATCCAGCAAAAACAACATTTTTAAAACCTTTTAATATTGATGCAAATCTGACTTCAAATCAACAAATAACAACAATATATATTGAAAATATTACTATTAAAAACGCTTCTGAAAAAATGGATTTTAATGCTTTTTTAGCAACAAAAGAAACACAAATAAAGAATAAAGAAATAGTAAAAAATTGGTCTGTAGCTCCTACTTTTGGAGTTTTACAGTCTAATTCATTTTCTAATACTTCTCCTATTGCAGAGGATTTAGCCAATACAACAACTGGCGAAAATTCATTTTCTTACGGTTTGCAAGTTGGTTACAAACTCAATAAAAGATGGACGATTCAATCTGGAATTCATCTGCAAGAAATGAAATATTCTAACAATCAAATTGCTGTGTACCCTTCAGAAATTGCAAACTTGCAATCTGTGGCTTTTAAAGATAATGGTGCTGTTTCCTTTAACAATTCTGTATCTGAAAATTTGAGCATTATGTCTAATTTATTTACTAACTTTGTAAAAAGTACAGGAAATTTATCACAAAATTTCGGCTACATAGAAATCCCCCTAGAAATGAAATACAACTTCTCTAACAACACTAAAATTGAAGCACAATTAGTTACAGGTTTTAGTTCGCTTTTTTTAGATAAAAATAAAGTGGTTTTAAACACCTTTAACACAACCAGAACAGGTGAATTAACAAACTTAAATAACATTAATTTTAGTGGAAATTTAGGCTTCGATTTTAATTATTTCTTAAATAGAAATTGGTCTTTAAACATAAACCCGATGTTTAAAGTACAACTTAACACTTTTAAAACAGAAGCTAACGGTTTCGCACCTTTTAACTTGGGTATTTATTCAGGAATTAAATACCAATTTTAA
- a CDS encoding polyprenol monophosphomannose synthase, which yields MSDALVIIPTYNEKENIEAIIRATFNQKKVFHILVIDDNSPDGTAAIVEKLMLEFPTKLFIEKRKGKNGLGTAYIHGFKWALAKKYEYIIEMDADFSHNPKDLIRLYNACHKNGGDVSVGSRYVNNQVNVVNWDIKRLLLSYFASKYVRFITRIPVFDTTAGFVCWKRNVLETINLDKIKFIGYAFQIEMKFKAWKHKFTIKEVSVIFTDRDLGASKMSGNIVSEALFGVIKMRLKGLPK from the coding sequence ATGTCAGACGCTTTAGTTATTATTCCCACTTATAACGAAAAAGAAAATATTGAAGCTATCATAAGAGCTACTTTCAATCAAAAAAAAGTATTCCATATTTTAGTAATTGATGATAATTCTCCTGATGGCACTGCTGCAATTGTAGAAAAATTGATGCTAGAATTCCCTACAAAACTTTTTATAGAAAAAAGAAAAGGTAAAAATGGTTTAGGCACTGCATATATTCATGGTTTTAAATGGGCTTTGGCAAAAAAATATGAATACATCATTGAGATGGACGCCGATTTTTCTCACAATCCAAAGGATTTAATTCGTCTGTATAATGCATGTCATAAAAATGGTGGAGACGTTTCTGTAGGTTCTAGATATGTAAATAACCAAGTAAATGTTGTGAATTGGGATATTAAGCGCCTATTACTTTCTTATTTTGCCTCAAAATACGTGCGTTTTATAACAAGAATTCCTGTGTTTGATACCACAGCTGGCTTTGTTTGTTGGAAACGAAACGTTTTAGAAACCATCAATTTAGATAAAATTAAATTTATTGGGTATGCTTTTCAAATTGAAATGAAATTTAAAGCTTGGAAACATAAATTTACCATTAAAGAAGTCTCAGTGATTTTTACTGATAGAGATTTAGGAGCTTCAAAAATGAGCGGAAATATTGTTTCTGAAGCGCTTTTTGGTGTGATAAAAATGAGATTAAAGGGATTACCAAAATAA
- a CDS encoding RNA polymerase sigma factor: MQQCCEQDLAAQSKVYQLFADRLFAVSLKYSRNYQDAEDNLQDSFLTIFDKIKQYNHKGSFEGWLKRITINTALQTYRSKAPLQIVKEVAENIENEDSALENTVFNIDVLLECVQQLPDQYRLVFNLFVLDDYSHKEIASLLNISVGTSKSNVSRARKILKEKLEIHQKKIL; the protein is encoded by the coding sequence ATACAGCAATGTTGTGAGCAAGATTTAGCTGCTCAATCTAAAGTTTATCAACTTTTTGCTGATAGACTTTTTGCTGTTTCCTTAAAGTATTCTAGGAATTATCAAGATGCAGAAGACAATCTGCAAGATAGTTTTTTAACAATTTTCGATAAAATTAAACAATACAATCACAAAGGTTCTTTTGAAGGTTGGTTAAAACGAATTACCATAAATACAGCCCTGCAAACATATAGATCAAAAGCGCCTTTACAAATTGTAAAAGAAGTTGCCGAAAATATAGAAAACGAAGATTCAGCCTTAGAAAACACCGTTTTTAATATAGATGTTTTGCTAGAATGTGTACAGCAGTTACCTGACCAATATCGATTGGTTTTTAATCTTTTTGTTCTTGATGATTATTCGCATAAAGAAATTGCCAGTTTATTAAATATTTCTGTAGGCACATCAAAGTCGAATGTTTCCAGAGCCAGAAAAATTTTAAAAGAAAAATTAGAAATCCATCAAAAAAAAATACTTTAA